A region of Paenibacillus sp. 37 DNA encodes the following proteins:
- a CDS encoding class I SAM-dependent methyltransferase translates to MTEWYEKSFGEDYLLVYKHRDVQGAHQEVHKMINWLKLEPNAEVLDLCCGMGRHSMALADAGLRVTGVDLSDVLLREARLMDTEHRVSWCLADMRELPLKGGFDAVVNLFTSFGYFLEDGEQLKVLRAIHRMLRPGGSYIIDFMNTAYVTRHLVPHSVREDEGQRIEEFRKIEDGFVQKEIRITDTASGHEPRVYQERVKLYTRDQLSQMLSAAGLRVDQVHGGYDEEKYDEQTSPRMIFVGRRPVE, encoded by the coding sequence ATGACGGAATGGTATGAAAAGAGTTTTGGAGAAGATTACCTTCTCGTATACAAGCACCGGGATGTGCAGGGTGCCCATCAGGAAGTACATAAAATGATCAATTGGTTGAAGCTTGAGCCTAATGCTGAAGTATTAGATCTATGCTGCGGTATGGGACGGCACTCCATGGCACTTGCTGATGCAGGATTGCGAGTGACCGGAGTTGATCTGTCCGATGTGCTTTTACGCGAAGCGCGTCTAATGGACACTGAACACCGAGTATCGTGGTGTCTTGCGGACATGCGTGAACTCCCACTGAAAGGTGGCTTTGATGCCGTAGTCAATCTGTTTACATCGTTTGGTTATTTCCTGGAGGACGGAGAACAACTGAAAGTATTACGTGCCATTCATCGCATGCTTCGCCCGGGTGGCAGCTATATTATTGATTTTATGAATACGGCTTATGTGACTCGTCATCTGGTGCCGCACTCCGTCCGAGAGGATGAAGGACAGCGGATTGAGGAGTTCCGCAAGATTGAGGATGGGTTTGTGCAAAAGGAAATTCGTATTACGGATACCGCATCCGGACATGAACCGCGGGTATATCAGGAGCGTGTGAAGTTGTACACACGGGATCAACTGAGTCAGATGTTAAGTGCCGCCGGACTCCGGGTAGACCAGGTACATGGCGGCTATGATGAAGAGAAATATGACGAGCAGACTTCTCCACGCATGATTTTTGTGGGTCGTCGTCCTGTGGAGTGA
- a CDS encoding FAD:protein FMN transferase, producing the protein MSRTEQVARPLRFQFRAMNTDVEVQLSAGREEAEHATTVVKNWFETQEQRFSRFVADSELNRLNHATGWIPISAAMDEVLSLAYGYIGLTEGIFQPGISQALQASGYDLSFEKVQQRQLQRPLLQRILRTRTTDSSGMMEDRHDHSRPGWIQREGSRMVHLDPGAELDLGGIVKGWAVERIADWLQRTLHIPAGLINAGGDIQVWGTPDYPQWTFKVADPLQGQGDASGTVRLQRGAVATSGISRRQWQNTDGSFAHHLIDPRTMESADTDVLQCTVMGQHASQCEIIAKTVCILGSAEAVGWLNRHYDRHDVLWMTRDGSIYFRGNTDTLVEHWPGFDPDHRFSLI; encoded by the coding sequence ATGAGCCGCACGGAGCAAGTCGCTCGTCCGCTCCGATTTCAATTCCGTGCGATGAACACAGATGTTGAAGTGCAACTGTCCGCTGGGCGGGAAGAAGCTGAACATGCAACCACCGTGGTCAAGAATTGGTTTGAGACGCAGGAGCAGCGCTTCAGCCGATTTGTGGCAGACAGTGAACTGAATCGTCTGAATCATGCAACCGGATGGATACCCATCTCCGCTGCGATGGATGAAGTGCTGAGTCTGGCCTATGGATATATTGGTCTGACTGAAGGAATTTTCCAACCGGGTATCTCGCAGGCTCTTCAGGCTTCGGGATATGATTTAAGCTTCGAGAAGGTGCAACAACGACAACTGCAACGTCCGCTGCTTCAACGCATTTTGCGAACAAGAACAACTGACAGTTCAGGAATGATGGAGGATCGGCATGACCACAGTCGTCCGGGATGGATTCAGCGGGAAGGTAGCCGGATGGTTCATCTGGACCCTGGAGCTGAGTTGGATCTGGGAGGGATCGTTAAGGGATGGGCGGTGGAGCGCATTGCGGACTGGTTGCAGCGAACATTGCATATCCCGGCGGGTTTAATTAACGCGGGTGGAGATATTCAGGTATGGGGTACACCGGACTATCCCCAGTGGACCTTTAAAGTAGCAGATCCTTTGCAAGGCCAGGGTGATGCGTCAGGTACGGTTCGCTTACAGCGAGGAGCTGTTGCCACTTCGGGTATTTCCCGCAGACAATGGCAGAATACGGATGGAAGCTTTGCACACCACCTCATTGACCCCCGGACGATGGAGTCGGCAGATACGGACGTATTGCAGTGTACCGTTATGGGACAGCATGCTTCGCAATGCGAGATCATTGCCAAGACGGTATGCATTCTGGGAAGTGCCGAAGCCGTGGGCTGGTTAAACCGACATTACGATCGGCATGACGTCCTGTGGATGACACGGGATGGGAGCATTTATTTTAGAGGGAATACGGATACGCTCGTTGAGCATTGGCCGGGTTTTGATCCGGATCATCGCTTCAGTCTGATCTAG
- a CDS encoding phosphatidylglycerophosphatase A — translation MEHPEQEKIPYSLNSRKVAEATREWLHKRGVTIPEIAELVMLLQKKYYPGLTMEECIENVEMVLRKREVQNAVLTGIQLDILAEQGQLISPLQEMIENDEGLYGVDEILAFSIVNVYGSIGFTNYGYVDKLKPGVLERLNDKSLGPVHTFFDDIVGAIASAASSRIAHRKQSELEEALGEKPVSDDTV, via the coding sequence ATGGAACATCCTGAGCAAGAAAAAATCCCTTACAGCCTGAATAGCCGCAAAGTGGCGGAGGCAACAAGGGAATGGCTGCATAAGCGGGGCGTCACGATCCCTGAGATCGCAGAGCTGGTCATGTTATTGCAGAAAAAATATTATCCAGGTCTTACGATGGAAGAATGTATCGAAAATGTGGAGATGGTTCTCCGTAAACGTGAGGTACAGAACGCTGTTCTGACCGGGATTCAGCTTGATATTCTGGCAGAACAGGGGCAGCTCATATCTCCTTTGCAGGAGATGATTGAGAACGATGAAGGACTGTATGGCGTGGATGAGATTTTGGCATTCTCCATCGTCAATGTATATGGCAGCATTGGATTTACGAATTATGGTTATGTGGACAAGCTGAAACCAGGGGTGCTTGAACGACTTAATGACAAGAGCCTGGGCCCTGTCCACACGTTCTTCGATGATATTGTCGGTGCGATTGCATCGGCAGCGAGCAGTCGGATCGCCCATCGCAAACAATCCGAGCTTGAAGAAGCACTGGGAGAAAAACCTGTCAGTGATGACACGGTATAA
- a CDS encoding ferric reductase-like transmembrane domain-containing protein produces the protein MAQWIVDYLPTWNIIRISGIAAYVMLFAGVFLGIAQGMPMAKGKPKADMFKWHTRTTWLAFGLGLVHALTLYIDHYSPFTWGELLIPFTASVHPIGSGLGTLAFYGLVIVLLSSDLRNKLGRKWWFMFHMLSYPVFIGLLVHGMVTGTDSGNIIMRMMYVFTGLSIVGITVLRGMLRERKGPEITIGPKRTTSGSPTEQNLVEGFGLMGTVRPKHLK, from the coding sequence ATGGCACAATGGATTGTAGATTACCTGCCGACGTGGAATATCATTCGAATTAGTGGAATTGCTGCTTATGTGATGCTCTTTGCCGGTGTGTTTCTGGGAATTGCGCAAGGGATGCCTATGGCCAAAGGCAAACCAAAAGCAGACATGTTCAAATGGCATACTCGAACGACCTGGCTCGCCTTCGGACTTGGACTCGTGCACGCATTAACGTTATATATTGATCACTATAGCCCGTTTACCTGGGGCGAACTTCTGATTCCTTTTACCGCCTCCGTGCATCCGATCGGCAGTGGTCTGGGAACGTTAGCTTTCTACGGATTAGTGATTGTCCTGTTATCCAGTGATCTGCGGAACAAGCTGGGCCGTAAATGGTGGTTCATGTTCCACATGTTGTCCTATCCGGTGTTCATTGGTCTGCTGGTTCACGGCATGGTGACGGGCACAGATTCTGGTAATATTATCATGCGGATGATGTATGTATTTACCGGACTCAGCATCGTTGGCATCACTGTGCTGCGTGGCATGTTGCGAGAGCGCAAAGGCCCGGAAATCACGATTGGACCGAAACGGACTACATCTGGTTCACCTACCGAGCAGAATTTGGTTGAAGGTTTTGGTTTGATGGGAACAGTACGACCTAAACATCTGAAATAA
- a CDS encoding MBL fold metallo-hydrolase, protein MKRTEEMPMTEGIHRVKISMSFPLRWVNSYVLSEPDGTITIIDPGPRNSQTEQEWEEALADLGLTFSDIHQIVLTHHHPDHLGLSGWIQQMTGAPVRMSTRSRQEADYMWGSDSRINTILPDYYGRHGMPEDKTEQIHEHMKAFASQITPLPKVTPIEDGEWIDMGGKRWVAVETGGHAPGHLSFYAPESMEILCGDAVLPQISPNISLQPGSDPQPLLSYMEGLERLGELNVKHAYPGHRNPFSTFNERTVQLLVHHEERLQKLAERIQESSANAYDICVHMFGNRLGTHQLRFAMSETLSHLQELIRREVVKQEQQPDGKFYFQI, encoded by the coding sequence ATGAAGCGCACAGAAGAGATGCCCATGACAGAGGGCATACACCGGGTCAAGATCAGCATGTCGTTTCCCTTAAGATGGGTGAACAGTTATGTGTTGTCTGAACCGGATGGAACGATCACTATCATAGATCCGGGACCGCGTAATTCGCAGACGGAACAGGAGTGGGAAGAAGCGCTGGCAGATCTCGGCCTGACCTTTAGCGATATTCATCAAATTGTGCTGACCCACCATCACCCGGACCACCTTGGGTTGTCGGGATGGATACAACAGATGACGGGTGCACCCGTTCGCATGTCCACACGTTCTCGCCAAGAGGCTGATTATATGTGGGGATCTGATTCGCGCATTAATACAATCTTACCTGATTATTATGGTCGTCACGGTATGCCGGAAGACAAGACTGAGCAGATACATGAACATATGAAGGCATTTGCTTCGCAGATCACACCACTTCCGAAGGTGACTCCCATTGAAGACGGTGAGTGGATCGATATGGGCGGGAAACGTTGGGTTGCTGTGGAGACGGGTGGGCATGCCCCAGGCCATTTATCCTTTTATGCGCCGGAGTCGATGGAGATTCTGTGCGGAGATGCCGTTTTGCCACAGATTTCACCGAATATCAGTCTGCAACCCGGCAGTGACCCTCAGCCATTATTGTCTTATATGGAAGGATTGGAACGTCTTGGGGAGCTGAACGTCAAGCATGCGTATCCGGGACATCGGAATCCTTTTTCCACATTTAACGAACGGACCGTCCAACTGCTCGTACACCATGAAGAACGACTTCAGAAGCTGGCAGAGCGAATTCAGGAGTCATCAGCGAATGCGTATGACATCTGTGTACACATGTTTGGCAATCGGCTTGGTACCCATCAACTAAGGTTTGCCATGAGTGAGACGTTGTCTCATTTGCAGGAGTTAATTCGGCGCGAAGTAGTGAAGCAAGAGCAGCAACCGGATGGCAAGTTCTATTTTCAAATCTAA
- a CDS encoding DUF72 domain-containing protein gives MIHIGLTGWGDQEDLYPNRTKAKDKLSLYGQYFSTVEVDSSFYAVQPRDRMARWAAETPEAFAFIIKAYQGMTGHLRGKPYFTSTSEMYKAFRESLEPVIEAGKMRAALFQYPPWFECNKDNVKELREVKLRMEGIPCALEFRHRSWYEDGMRERTLSFMKEQGWIHSVCDEPQAGLGSIPIVPEATDSEMTLVRMHGRNVSGWHQNGAPNWRETRYLYRYNKEELLEWKGYLEQLQDQSKDVYVIFNNNSGGDAAANAQMMMDLLDLPVKPFPDRTEPEQEEGPEQLELF, from the coding sequence ATGATTCACATCGGACTTACCGGATGGGGCGATCAGGAAGATCTCTATCCAAACCGTACCAAAGCCAAAGACAAGCTCAGTCTATACGGACAATACTTCTCCACCGTGGAGGTGGATAGTTCCTTCTACGCCGTTCAACCCCGGGATCGAATGGCACGGTGGGCTGCAGAGACGCCCGAAGCCTTTGCTTTTATCATCAAAGCCTATCAGGGAATGACCGGACATCTGCGAGGCAAACCCTACTTCACCAGCACGTCGGAGATGTATAAGGCTTTTCGGGAATCACTGGAACCCGTCATTGAAGCTGGCAAGATGCGGGCAGCCTTGTTTCAATATCCACCTTGGTTTGAGTGCAATAAGGACAACGTCAAAGAGCTTCGTGAAGTGAAACTCAGAATGGAAGGTATTCCATGTGCACTCGAATTCCGTCATCGCAGCTGGTATGAAGATGGCATGCGCGAGCGGACGCTTTCGTTCATGAAGGAGCAAGGCTGGATTCATAGTGTCTGTGACGAACCTCAGGCGGGTTTAGGTTCCATTCCTATCGTGCCAGAGGCCACGGATTCGGAGATGACGCTGGTTCGCATGCACGGACGCAACGTGTCAGGGTGGCATCAGAATGGTGCGCCCAATTGGCGCGAGACCCGTTACCTGTACCGTTACAACAAGGAAGAATTGTTGGAATGGAAAGGGTATCTGGAGCAATTGCAGGATCAGAGCAAGGATGTCTATGTTATTTTCAACAACAACTCCGGTGGCGATGCAGCGGCGAATGCACAGATGATGATGGACCTGCTGGACCTGCCAGTGAAGCCTTTCCCTGACCGTACTGAACCAGAACAGGAAGAAGGACCGGAGCAGCTGGAGTTATTTTAA
- a CDS encoding polysaccharide deacetylase family protein has product MGHRIQFDRYPGGVMKALTLSYDDGVVHDRRLVEICNRYGLRGTFNLNSGTLGNPGRIEAGEVAELYTGHEVAVHTVTHPTLPYVPNELLTEEIMEDRKALEQLVGYPVRGMAYPNGGYDRALSTKLEWLGIDYARTVESHGRYTLPDRPLEWHPTCHHNHDLAGHAKRFIQHSKTGTPLLLYVWGHSYEFNDNDNWEIIEQFGEQIGGRNDIWYATNIEVIAYWKAVQRLECSADRSIIHNPSAIPVWFTADQQVVEVQGGETLRLSERIKV; this is encoded by the coding sequence ATGGGACATCGTATTCAGTTTGACCGCTATCCAGGTGGTGTGATGAAAGCGTTAACGCTCAGTTATGACGACGGAGTGGTGCATGATCGCAGACTGGTGGAGATCTGTAATCGGTATGGTCTACGGGGAACCTTTAATCTGAACTCCGGTACCTTGGGTAATCCAGGCCGCATTGAGGCTGGGGAAGTCGCTGAACTTTATACGGGGCATGAAGTAGCCGTTCACACCGTTACTCACCCTACGCTACCTTATGTTCCGAATGAACTATTGACCGAAGAGATTATGGAAGACCGAAAAGCCTTGGAGCAGCTCGTCGGTTATCCGGTACGAGGCATGGCTTATCCCAACGGAGGGTACGACCGTGCGTTAAGTACAAAGCTGGAGTGGCTTGGCATCGATTATGCTCGTACCGTTGAATCACATGGCAGATACACGTTGCCAGACCGTCCCCTTGAATGGCACCCGACCTGTCATCATAACCATGATCTGGCGGGACATGCCAAACGTTTTATCCAACATTCCAAAACAGGTACGCCACTATTACTCTACGTCTGGGGTCATAGTTACGAGTTCAATGACAACGACAACTGGGAGATCATCGAACAGTTTGGTGAGCAGATTGGCGGCAGGAACGACATCTGGTACGCGACGAACATCGAAGTGATTGCCTATTGGAAAGCGGTGCAACGATTGGAGTGTTCAGCCGATCGATCCATCATCCATAATCCGTCTGCCATCCCGGTTTGGTTCACGGCAGATCAACAGGTTGTTGAAGTGCAGGGCGGAGAGACATTGCGGCTAAGCGAACGAATCAAGGTATAA
- a CDS encoding glycoside hydrolase family 105 protein codes for MAQRYIGDHPQHSFLFRAYHQGGFRRLGDYRYDLNLNEKCAEAHAGQYVYVWGKLWSEQNTTLNTGLNCYSPVTIYVNGEEVFKSELLQELFPERRTQIPISVNYGWNDVLLCFVKTEVGFGGIYGTASFKNFPLHFLTPGADRQGQEGWLYSEPVDEPVLSLPRDGMTEEETGLSWYPRRDWTVEEQSMGSFARIFGTEQRAVAYAWSKLNVTLPGSTSVILQGRHDGALTLYVDGTEVYSAGGSGNFHVELPRRYGSSDLVAKGEIQAVGGSWGFQLEDAERSGSTGWRLKPPHPVAGCSDPWLYTGVFAPGAEPSHADIVRTDTVFDDGAQGVYWRVDLPDTHVRPYLENTHYGKWNYPLGVTLLGLLQMGQELGRDDYIQYVRQHIELSTSFDHYGLWDREGYGAAGINNQLSAIDSLDDCGSFGSTLLAAMELGDIRGGRDTADRIAGYITDEQERLEDGAFYRVRGSGEMRQETMWCDDLYMSTPFLMRYGQLTGDRAYWDDAINQFLMFRKYLYLPDQQIMSHVYDFVRGRATGIPWGRGNGWVLFSLTELLSILPHDHAKRPELLRFYRDLSQGYLALQGENGLWHQVLNRPDSYEETSCTSMFIYAYARGIREGWLEQPEPYLEAVRKGWEGMTRLSIDYKGNIYGVCRGSGYSFTALYYRDNLGWNLNDTHGIGIVLLAGIEAHKMNQQLREAHIDSSFTAAQR; via the coding sequence GTGGCTCAGCGTTATATTGGCGATCACCCGCAACATTCATTTTTGTTCAGAGCTTATCATCAGGGTGGTTTTCGTAGACTTGGGGACTATCGCTACGACCTGAATCTGAATGAGAAATGTGCAGAGGCGCATGCAGGGCAGTACGTGTATGTATGGGGCAAGTTATGGAGCGAGCAGAATACAACGTTAAATACAGGCCTGAACTGTTATAGTCCGGTGACGATCTATGTGAACGGCGAAGAGGTATTCAAGTCTGAGTTGTTGCAGGAGTTATTTCCTGAGCGAAGAACCCAGATTCCAATTTCCGTTAACTATGGCTGGAATGATGTGTTGCTATGTTTTGTCAAAACAGAAGTGGGATTCGGCGGTATCTACGGAACAGCCTCTTTCAAAAATTTCCCGCTGCACTTCCTCACTCCTGGGGCAGATCGTCAAGGACAGGAGGGCTGGTTATATTCGGAACCCGTCGATGAACCTGTATTATCTCTTCCTCGTGACGGCATGACAGAAGAAGAAACTGGCCTTTCCTGGTATCCGCGAAGGGACTGGACAGTTGAGGAGCAGAGCATGGGTTCTTTTGCCCGCATCTTTGGTACCGAACAACGGGCTGTTGCCTATGCGTGGTCCAAACTGAATGTAACCTTGCCAGGATCAACGTCAGTTATTTTACAAGGCCGTCATGATGGAGCTTTGACTCTGTATGTGGATGGCACGGAAGTATACTCTGCTGGAGGTAGTGGTAATTTTCACGTTGAACTCCCGCGCCGTTACGGTTCATCTGATTTGGTCGCGAAAGGTGAAATTCAGGCAGTTGGCGGTTCATGGGGATTCCAGTTGGAAGATGCCGAGCGTTCGGGTTCCACAGGCTGGAGATTGAAACCTCCTCATCCGGTTGCGGGGTGCTCTGATCCCTGGCTGTACACAGGTGTGTTTGCTCCCGGTGCTGAACCATCGCACGCCGACATCGTGCGAACAGATACCGTATTTGATGATGGCGCACAAGGTGTGTATTGGCGTGTAGATCTTCCCGATACGCATGTTCGTCCCTATCTGGAGAATACACATTACGGAAAGTGGAATTATCCGCTTGGCGTTACCCTGCTTGGACTTCTCCAGATGGGACAGGAATTGGGGCGGGATGATTACATTCAGTATGTGCGGCAACATATTGAACTGAGCACTTCATTTGATCACTACGGCTTATGGGATCGGGAAGGGTATGGTGCGGCAGGAATCAATAATCAACTGTCTGCGATAGACAGTCTGGATGATTGCGGTTCGTTTGGCTCTACACTGCTTGCTGCGATGGAGTTGGGCGATATTCGTGGGGGAAGAGATACCGCGGATCGGATTGCGGGCTACATTACGGATGAGCAGGAACGTCTGGAGGATGGCGCCTTTTACCGGGTTCGCGGCAGTGGGGAGATGCGTCAAGAGACGATGTGGTGTGATGACTTGTACATGAGTACACCTTTTCTGATGCGTTATGGTCAGTTGACAGGAGATAGGGCGTATTGGGATGATGCGATCAATCAGTTTCTGATGTTCCGTAAATACCTCTACCTTCCCGATCAACAGATCATGTCCCATGTGTATGATTTTGTGCGTGGTCGGGCGACAGGTATTCCATGGGGACGAGGGAACGGCTGGGTGCTCTTTTCATTAACCGAATTGTTATCCATCCTGCCACATGATCATGCGAAGCGGCCGGAACTGTTACGTTTCTATCGTGATCTAAGTCAAGGTTATCTGGCGCTGCAAGGGGAAAATGGACTTTGGCATCAGGTGCTGAACCGCCCGGATTCGTATGAAGAAACCTCCTGCACGTCCATGTTCATCTACGCTTATGCCCGTGGTATTCGGGAAGGCTGGCTGGAACAGCCAGAGCCTTATCTGGAGGCAGTGCGCAAAGGATGGGAAGGCATGACACGTTTGTCGATTGACTATAAAGGTAATATATACGGGGTATGCCGCGGTTCCGGGTACTCGTTTACAGCCTTGTATTATCGCGATAATCTGGGATGGAATCTGAACGATACCCACGGGATTGGCATTGTGCTCTTGGCTGGCATTGAAGCGCATAAAATGAATCAGCAGCTCCGTGAGGCGCATATCGATTCTTCGTTTACAGCCGCGCAGCGCTGA